A stretch of DNA from Variovorax paradoxus:
GACTCGGCAGAAATCGGGCAGACCGGTCAGGGGCGAAGGTTCGCCTGGCGCGATGTTGGGGGGCGTGTAGTCGCCAGCCACCACCGATTGGGCGCCGGTGACCGTGCCGCCGCTGAGTGCCGTTCCCGTCAATGATTCACAGGGATCTTCTGATGGGGCGGGTGGTTGTGGTTGTGCAGCAGCGACTGGGGGCAGGGCGCTGTAGGAACCGCCGTTGCCTCCGCCGCAGGCTGCGAGGGTGGCTGCCACAGCCATCCCGGCAATGCCTCGCCCCACCGTGAGGGTGAGGCTGCTTTTTTCGATGTGTTTCATCACTGCGTCTCCTGGTAAATGCCGCCAACGGCGACCAATTTTTTTGGGCGTGCGCATGCCCTGGGCCCCATGAGGGGGCCGAGCAGCGTGGGTGTTGGGTGGTGGAAGCGAAGGGCTTGTCCGCAGCCCTCTGTCTCAGATCAAGCCGGGCAGCCCACACGAATGGCCGCCGTCCACGGGCAGGCAGACGCCGGTGATGAAGCGCGCTTCGTCCGATGCGAGAAAGACGGCGGCGTTGGCGATGTCCCAAGGCGAGCCGCATCGCTTCATCGGCACGGCGTTGCTCCTGGCGAGCTTCATTTCTTCCAAGGTCTTGTACTGGCCGGCGATCTGCTTGTAGACGAGCGGCGTGTCGATGACGCCGGGCATGATCACGTTCGCGCGAATGCCCTTGTCGGCGTACTGCAAGGCGATCGCAACGGTCGCGTGGTTCACCGCCGCCTTGGAGGCGTAGTAGCCGAAGTACGAGTACCCGCTCCACCGGATGGCCGACAAGGACGAGATGTTCACGATCGAACCGCTGCCCTGTGCGAGGAAGTGCGGAAGCACGGCGCGAACCGTTCGATGCAGTGAGCCGACATTCAGATCCATGCTCCGCTGGAACATGGCATCGTCGGTTTCCAAAGGCCCGCCCGGGATGACGACCCCCACGTTGTTGTGGAGGATGTCGATCCGGCCGAACGCCTCGATGGTCGTCTGGATGGCGAGATCGACCGACGCGGTGTCGGTGACGTCCGCGGTCAGCGCCAGCGCCTTGCCGCCTTCGCTTCGAATGACCTGTGCCGCATCTTCGGCGGCTTCCGGGATGCGGTCGATGGCCACCACCGTCGCACCTTCGCGGGCGTAGGCCACGGCTGCAGCCTTTCCGTTGCTCCATTCCCCCGCAGGGCCGCCGGCCCCGAAAACGACGGCAACCTTGCCGTTCAGACGATCAGTCATGTTCAATCCTTCAGAAAGCCAATGGAAAGCCAGGGGAAAACGGCGACCAGAACCAGGCCGAGGAACAGGGCAAGCATGTAGCCCCAGATCGGCCGGATGCCCTCGTCGGGGTCCACATTCCCGATCGCGCATGCGGAGTAGTAGCCCACGCCGAACGGTGGCGCAAAGAGCCCGAGGCCCATGCTCAACACGACCACCATGGCGTAGTGAACTTCGTGGATGCCCAGTGCGCGCGCAATGGGAAACAGCAGCGGTCCGAACAGCACGATCGCAGGAATGCCCTCGAGCACGCTGCCCAGGACGATGAAGGCGAGGATGGAAACCACCATGAAGGTGTTCTTCCCGCCCGGGAGTCCCTTCATGAACTCGGCCAGCTCTCTGGAGAAGCCTGACTGGGTCAATGCCCATGCCATCGCAGACGCGGCGCCGATGATGAGAAGAATCGCACCCGAAAGAATGACTGTCTCCACCAGCATCGGGCCGAGCCGCCGCCAGTCGAACTGGCGATACAACGCCAGGCCCACGAAGATCGAATAGAGGATGCCGATGGTCGAAACCTCGGTGGCCGTCGCCACGCCTTCGACCACCGCGGCGCGAATCACGAAGGGAAGGGCGATGGCGGGTGCGGCGACAAGCGATAGCTTCAGGACGTCCTTCTTCGATGCGCGCGCCACGCCCGAAAGATCTTCCTTGCGATAGCGGTAGCCCACGACGACGCACAGAAAAATCCCGAGAACCAGCGCCGGCACCAGGCCCCCGGTGAAGAGCGCCGCGATCGATACGCTCGCGACCGAGCCGACAGTGATGAGCACGATCGACGGCGGCACGGTCTCGGTCTGTGCTCCGGTCGCGGAAAGCAGTGCGACCAACTCGCCCGGTTTGGCGCCGCGCTTGATCATTTCAGGGAACAAGGCCGGCGCGATGGCGGCCATGTCCGCCGCCTTCGAACCCGAGATGCCGGAGACCAGATACATCGCGCCGACCAGCACGTACGACAGGCCGCCGCGAATGTGCCCGAGCAGGCTGGCGAGGCACTGGATCATGGCCCGCGCCATGCCCGTCATCTCCAGAAGCTGCCCCAGGAAAATGAAGGTGGGCACGGCGAGCAGCATGAGGTGCGACATGCCCTCGTCCATTCGCCCGACCAGCGTCAGCATCGGAACGCGCGTCGTCAGCGCGAGATAGCCGAAGGTCGCCAGTGCGAAGGCAAAGGCGATCGGAACCCCCGCGAACACGGCAACCGACACCACGCCGACGAAGAAGATCACCAGGTTGATGTAGCCCGCGCCTTTCAGGTTCGAGCCGAACAGCCAGAACACGAGCACCGCGAGGCCGACCAGGGCGATCGCCGCCACGGCCTGCTTGTCCTTGACGATCTCGATCAGCCGGAAGAGGCTGAAGCAGATCATCAGCGCAACGCCCAGCGGGATCGCGGACGCGCGCCAGGCATTGGAGATTTCGAGCGCGGACGAGGTGACGAACGCTTCTTCGCTCGCATAGTGATACGCCGGACCCAGAACCAGAAGAAGGAAGGCCAGGCCTGTCGCCAGCGAAAGCGATGCGAAGAAGCTGCTCCATCGCTCGCCCAGCATCGACACCAACGCCGTCATGCGCATGTGCGAGGCCTGCTGCGTCGCAAGCGACGCACCCAGCATGGCGAGCCACAGGAACAGGATGGAACACAGCTCGTCCGACCAGGTGATCGGCACGTGAAAGACGTAGCGCGACACCACGCCGGTAAACAGCAGCGCAATGATGGCCGTGAGCAGCAGCGCGCTGACCGTGGCAACCAGGCGGAACAGGGCGCGCTCGGCCAGCTGCAAGGGCCCCTCCACCACGGCCGTGGGCACAGTCGTAATCGCCTTCATGACGTTCACGCTCAGAGCGCCCCGACGGCGGCTTCAAGTTGCGCCCAGCCGGCCGCGGGGAACTTGCCTTGCCACTCCTTGTAGAAGCCCGCAGCCCGGAGCTTGTCCTGGAACTCGGAGGGCTTGGGCGTCGTGAACTGCAGGCCCTTTTTCGTCAGGTCTTCGCGCAGGCTTGTGTTGAGCTTCACCAGGTCTTCGCGCTCGGCCATGGCGCCTGCGTTCAGGTGCTTGGTCAGCACGGCCTGAACATCCTTGGGCAGGGCATCGAAGGCTGCGCGATTGCCGAGCAGCCAGAAGCCATCCCACATGTGGTTGGTCAACGCGCAGAACTTCTGCACCTCATAGAGCTTGAACGTCGACAGAACGGCCAGCGGGTTTTCCTGCGCGTCCACGATCCGGGTCTGCAACGACGAGTACAGCTCGTTGGCGTTGATGGTGGTCGGCGCCGCACCCAGGGCCTTGAACAGAGACGTCCACATGGCGGAGGGCGGCACGCGGATCTTGACGCCCTGCAGATCCGCCGGGCCGTTCACGGGCCGCGTGGCGGTGGTGATCTGCCTGAAGCCGTTGTCCCAGATCTTTTCGAAGGCAAAGATGGATCTGCTCTTTGCGATCTCGCCGCGGATGAATGCGCCGAGGCCGCCGTCCATGGCCTTCCAGACCGTGTCGTAGTCCTTGAATGCGAATCCCAATCCGCTGATGGCCGAGTTCGGCACGAAGGTCGAAAGGATGACGCCAGACAGCATGAAGAAATCGACCGCGCCCGATCGCACCTGGCCCAGCACATCCGATTGGGAGCCGAGCTGGTCGGCGGGGAATACCTGCAGGTCGAAGCGCCCCTTGGTGTCGGCCTTGATGCGCTCCGCCGCCTCCGTCAGGCGCAGGTGCAACGGGTGCGTGGCCGGCGTTGTGTGCGCGATGCGGTAGGTGAATTCAGCAGCGTTCGCCTGGCGCATCAGCGCCAGCCCTGAAGACGCGACGCATGCCGCAGAAATGCCCTTTACGAAATTCCGACGATCGATCATGGATGTCTCCAATTTGTAGGTCCAATATATGGACCATTGATAAAACAATTGCGATCCAAATTAGAGCCTCGTACACTTCGACGGTCAATGCGATAGATTGAATCTAATCGATGCATGCAGGGTAAATACGGTCCGACATTTGGACCATCAATGAAAATCAAAGGTCCAATATATGGACCTTTACTTGGAGACAAGCCAAGCCATGACTGACAACAAAGACCGGGGCGATGCCGAACGCGGTGCGGCCTCCGCAAGCCAGACGCTCGACCGGGCGATCCATCTGGTGCGGCTGATTTCGGCGGCGCGCGGCACGGGGCTGGCGCTGTCAGACCTCGTGCGTCTGGCGGGCCTGACGAAGCCCACCACGCGACGTTTGCTCGTCTCGTTGATCGACAACGGCATGGTCGAGCAGGACCTAGAAAGCCGTCGCTACCACCTGGGTCCCGAGACCTATGCCTTCGGCGTCATCGCGGCAGAGCGCTTCGGCATTCACCGGCTCGCGGCGGACAGCCTGATCCGGCTGGCGGCCCTCTCGGGCGATGCCGCCTTGCTGAGCGTCCAGCACGGCACGGAGTGGGTGTGCCTCTCGCGCGAGGAGGGCTCCTTTCCTCTGCGTTCGCACGTTCTTCAGCCCGGCGACCGCCACCCGGTCGGCGCAGGTGCCGCAGGGCTCGCATTGATCGCGGGGCTGAGCGACGAAGACATCGCCGGGATGCTCGCCGTGAATGCGGACCGCCTGGTTGCGGACTATCCCGGCCATCCGCTGGACGCGCTGCGCCGCCAGATTGCCGAGACCCAGGCCAACGGCTACGCGCTCAATTCAGGCTATGTCATCAAGGGCTCGTGGGGGATCGCGGTGGCGTTTCGCGACCCGCGAAGCCATACCCATGCGGCACTCACCATCGCCGGCGTCGAAAGCCGATTCACCGGCGGTCGCGTCGAAGAGCTGGCGGCCCTGCTGATCAACGAAAAGACCTTGCTTGAGCAGCGCCTCGGCGGCGCCGCCCACCCATCCTGAGTCCGGGCGACCACCCGGACCGGTTCATCACCCGCGGTCTTCAGGCCGCAGCCATCCCGTTATTGAAGGAGTCAATTTTCATGACCAAGCGCGCAGTGATCGTGGGTTGGGCCCACACCCCTTTCGGCAAACTCGATGATCCCGATGTCGAGTCCCTGATTGCCCGTGTGTCGGGTGCGGCCCTGGCGCATGCCCAGGTCGACCCGGAAGATGTCGACGCCGTCACCGTCGGCGTCTTCAACAACGGACTCACGCCGCAAGGCTTCGAAGGCGGGCTCGTGTCCCTTGGCGTTCCCGGCTTGCGCTTCACGCCTTCGACCCATCTCGAGAATGCATGCGCGACCGGTTCCGCCGCGATCTACAGCGCACTGGACTTCATCGAGAGCGGACGCGGCCGCATCGCGCTCGCCATCGGCGCCGAAAAAATGACGGCCGTGCCGTCGCGGATGATCCCCGACATTCTCTTGAGCGGTTGCTATCGGCGCGAAGAAGAAAGCCCGGAAGGTTTCGCCGGCATCTTCGGCCAGATCGCCTCTGCCTACTTCGAACGCTACGGCAATCACAGCGAAGAGATGGCCATGATCGCGGCGAAGAACCACGCGAACGGCGTCAGCAATCCGTTCGCGCATTTCCGCAAGGACGTGGGCTTCGACTTCTGCAACAACGTGTCGGAGAAGAACCCGCTGGTCGCCGGCCCGCTGCGGCGAACGGATTGCTCGCTGGTGTCGGACGGCGCTGCGGCAGTGGTGCTTGCCGACGAGGACACCGCTGCGGCCATGGTGCGCGCGATCCGCTTTCGCGCGCGGACGCAAGTGAACGACATGATGCCGCTGTCAAGGCGCGACCCGATTGCCTTTGAAGGCGCGCGGCGTGCGTGGACCCAGGCACGCGAAATTGCCGGCGTCTCGCTCGACGACCTCAGCCTGGTGGAAACGCACGATTGCTTCACGATCGCCGAGATGCTCGAGTACGAGGCCATGGGCCTGGCCGCACCGGGTGAAGGGTGGAAGGTTGTGCGCGAAGGCATCACGCGCAAGGACGGGCGCCTGCCGGTCAATGCCTCCGGCGGCCTGAAGGCCAAGGGGCATCCGCTCGGCGCCACAGGCGTGTCGATGCATGTGATGGCGGCCATGCAACTGATGGGCGAAGCCGGCGACATGCAGATCCCCGGTGCGAAGCTCGCCGGCATCTTCAACATGGGCGGCGCCGCGGTCACCAACTACGTATCGATCCTGGAGCGCACGAAGTGACTGCCACGGCGCCAACGATTCCAGCGACCTCCCGCAGGGCGATGAACCTGGCCCATTGGGCGACGCAGAATGCCAGGCGACTGCCCGAGCGCATCGCGCTCGTCTGGGGCGATGCATCGTGGACGTGGGAACAGTTCGATGCACGCGTCTCGGCATTCGCTGCGGCCCTCGCCGAGCGCGGCGTTCGCCCCGGCGACAAGGTGCTGGTTCACTCGAAGAACAGCAACGAGATGTTCGAGTCGATGTTTGCGACCTTCCGGCTCGGTGCCGTCTGGGTCCCGACGAACTTCCGTATCACGCCCGAAGAGGTCGTGTACATGGCGAGGGTCTCGCAAAGCCGCACCTTCCTGTGCCAGACCGATTTCCCCGAGTACGCCGCCGCCGTCTGCGAGGCATTCCCGGACACGGACGTGGTCTGGCTCGAGGGCGCGAAGACCTGGCGCGACGCCGAACAACCGCGTGTGGGCGATCTCATTGCGGCGTGCCTGGGGAAGACGACGCCCAATGCGCCGGTCGAGCACGACAGTCCTTGCTGGTTCCTCTTCACCTCCGGCACGACGGGCAAGCCCAAGGCGGCCGTTCTCACGCATGGTCAGCTGGCGTTCGTGGTCAACAACCATCTGGCGGACCTGCTGCCTGGCACCACGTGCGAAGACGGATCGCTCGTTGTGGCCCCGCTCTCGCATGGCGCGGGCGTGCACCAGCTGAACATGGTCGCGCGCGGCGCCAAGACCGTGCTTCTGCCTTCGGACCGGTTCGACATCGGCCAAGCCTATGAGCTCATCGAGAAGCATCACCTGACCAATCTGTTCACCGTGCCCACCATCCTCAAGATGATGGTCGAGCATCCCAGCGTGGACGAGTGGGACCACTTCAGCTTGCGCTACGTGGTCTATGCAGGCGCACCGATGTACGAAGCGGACAAGCAACTCGCACTGAAGAAGCTGGGCCCGGTGCTGGTCCAGTACTACGGACTCGGGGAGGTCACCGGCAACATCACCGTCCTGCCCTCGGGGGAGCACGAAGGCGAGGCTGCGGGCGCACGCGGTGCCACATGCGGCTACGAGCGCACGGGCATGGAAGTGTCGATCCAGGACGACGACGGCAACGCGCTGCCCTTCGGCCAGACCGGCGAGGTGTGCGTGATCGGTCCTGCCGTGTTCGTCGGCTACTACAACAACCCCGAGGCGAACGCCAAGGCGTTCCGTGATGGCTGGTTTCGCACGGGCGACATGGGACACATGAGCAAGGACGGCTTCGTGTTTCTCACGGGCCGGTCCTCGGACATGTACATCTCCGGCGGCTCGAACATCTATCCCCGGGAGCTCGAGGAAAAGATCCTCATGCATGACGACATCACCGAAGTCGCCGTGGTGGGCATACCGGACGCACAGTGGGGCGAGATCGGGGTGGTGGTGTGCGTGCGCAAGACGGGCTCCTTGCTGAGCGAGCAGGAACTTGTCGACTGGATGTCCACGCGCATCGCGCGCTACAAGCTGCCGAAGCACGTGTACTTCTGGGACGCGCTTCCGAAGTCCGGCTACGGAAAGGTTCCGAAGCGGCTGGTGAAGGACGAGCTGGCGCGTCGCGGCGTGGCCGTGGAACTCGACGCGATGGCAGGCAGCCATGCGGCACATTGAACATCCAGGGCCGGAGCATGCCCAGCGGCGGCTCGCCGTCGACTGCGGGTTGGTGCACGCCCGCGTCGCACTGGCGTCGGGTGCGACGCTGATCGATGCTTTGGCCGCCATGCTGGATCGATTCGGCGTGTCCAGTGCCGTGGCCACGCTGCACGGCGGCGGCTTCGACCCCTTCGTCTACTACATGCCGGCGCTGTCGCCGACGCCTGCGCATGCCGTGTACTTCAGCGGTCGGCACGAGCCGAAGGGGCTCGTCCGGCTGGAATCGGCCGGCGTCACCATCGGGCGGCGCGGCCACCAGCCCTGGTTGCACTGCCATGGCATCTGGCGCGACGCGGCAGGCCTTCGCCTGGGCGGGCATGTGGTTCCCAACGAGGCGTTGATTGCAGAGCCTGTCGAGGCATCGATGTGGTTCCTGAAAGGCGCCGCGTTCGAGGTCACACCGAGCCCGGAAACCGCCTTCTCGCTGTTCGAGCCGAAGGCCACGGGCGAGGGTGCCACCGACGGCAAGGGCGCATTCGCACTCGCCATTCGCGCCAATGAAGACCTGTGCACGGCGCTGGAGCAGGAGTGCCGCGCGCGTGGGATCGCCAGCGCGCAGGTCCGCGGCGGCGTGGGAAGCCTGATCGGGGCGCGCTTCGACGATGGCCGGATGGTCGAGCCCTTCGTGACCGAGGTCTTCATTCGCGAAGGAAAGGTCGGCACGAACGCTGCGAACGCGCTCGAAGCGCAGATCGACGTCGCCTTGGTCGATCACCTGGGCGGCCTGAGCGAAGGCCGCCTTCAGCGGGGCGACAACCCCGTGCTCGTCACCTTCGAGCTCGTTGTCGAACCGACATCCTTCACCCCCACCTGGAACACAAAATGACGAACCACGCTGCAGTCACCATCGTCACTGGCGGCGCCTCCGGCATCGGCCTGGCCACCGCCGCCTGGCTGCTGGCCCGCGGCCGCTCGGTGCTCGTGCTGGACCATTCCGAAGCCAACCTCGAAAGCGCGAGAGCCGCACTGAAGGCGTACACGGACACCGCAGCCTTTGCGGTGCTCGACGTCACCGATGAAGAGGCCATGCTGCACCTGATCTCGTCGCGCATCCCCGCGAGCACCGCGATTTCGGGCCTGGTCAACAGTGCCGGCTTTGGTGCCGACATTCCCTTCTTCGAGACGACGTCCCAAACCCTTCGCGATATGCTCGAAGTGAACTTGGTCGGCACATTCGCGATCAGCCGGGAAGTTGCCACGCGAATGAGTGGCACGGGCGGCGGCAGCATCGTCCACATTTCCTCGGTGTCGGGCTTGATCGGCAACAAGGGGCGGTCGGCTTACGGCGCCACCAAGGCGGCGTTGGTGAACCTCACGCAGGTGATGTCGAACGAACTGGCGCGTTACCGCATCCGAGTGAATTGCGTGTGCCCCGGGCCGATCGAGACGCCCCTCGCTGCTGCAGCCCACGGCGACGCGGGCAAGGTGCTGTGGGAGCAGCAGGTTCCCATGAAGCGCTACGGCACGCCCAAGGAAATCGCCAACACCGTGGGGTTCTTGCTCGACGAAGAATCGTCGTCCTATGTGACCGGCCAGATCGTCAGTGTGGATGGCGGATTTATCGCCTCAGGCCTCTTATCGCCTGCTTAGCGTCAGCTTATCCTGATCGCGGCTGCAGATGGTTCTGGCGCCGAGTCCGTAGCTGGGCCTGCGAATGCAGCTGTCGGGAGTCGGCCTTGGTGCGGACATCGGTGGCTCCAAGTCCAACGACAGCAATCGCTGGCGGACTCAACCGGTCGACGCAACACATTCGCTGAACATCTCAGCGGCCGAGATGAAGGCTTGCTTGGGGTCGGCAGCACCAGTTCCCTGCGAGAAGGAGCGGTCGCCGAGAGGAGCCTGTTCGCTGGTGTGAAGGATGCGCTGCCCTGACCGCTTGCCAAGGGCAGTTTCGCGCCGTCCGGGCGGCTCCGTTCGGTTCGGTTTATGAATCAAGTCGTGCGCTCGTTCATGCGCTCCGCGATCCAAGATTGCACGGCGCTCTCCGGCCATGCCGTGGTGCGTTGACCGGCCTTCACCGATCGCGGAAAGATACCCTTGCGCATTTGTTCGTAAATGGCTGACCTGCGCAGGCCGGTGAGGCGCTCGACTTCAGGTAGCCTCAGAAGCCTGTCGGGGGCGCGTCTGATCGTCTGCGCCAGTGGTAGCGTTGAGTCGGAGCAAAGGAGCGTGAGCGCCTCCTGCAGCAGACGAGCCGCCTGCATGGCTCGACTCGCGGGAGGGTCTGCTGCGACGAACGCGCTCGATTCACGGTTGGTTTGGGCTCGCATGGCATTGCCTTTCGGTTCTTCAGCCGCGTCCAACGCTGTTGCGGGACGTCCATAGATTGCCGGGCATGTCTGCTGAGACCAACTCGTTGTAGCAATCCGAGGCGTACCGGAGTGGGCAAGTGGGAGTTGGGGAAGGGCGTTCAGCGCATGGCGAACGTTCATGGTCGCCGGCCAATGCGGACGTATTGGCTGGTACCCCTCAACTATCTCCTTTCTTCCTTGCAGCAGAAACGCCTTGCGCTCGGCTCGTGCTTCGGCGGCTTGCTTCAGTTCGGTGTAGGACTTTGCGTCGATAACCGCTCCGCTGGGATTCTTCGCATTCGGATTCAGGACCACGGCGAAGTAGCCGGGCGGCGATCTTTGCCCAGCCTCGCGGTAAATCTGCACCTGCATGCCGCTGTGCATGTACCCTTCGACGACCTGATCATGGTCCGAGGGTTCCGAGAGCGGAATCTGTGCCTTCACACGACGCGCTCCATCTTCCGCGGCGATGGGGTAGACGTTCAGCTCCAGAACCTGGGCATTCAACCCCACCTGGATCGCCGATCGCAGTGCGGCCTTGGTGGCCTCCGCGCCCTGGCCCGCGAGCGGGTTCATCTCGATGAGAACGTGCGCAAGGATTCAGCGGTTTTCGGTCATGTCGGGTTCCGATCGTTTTTACGAAGACGGGGTGATGTGGTCTGGGGGGGGGCCGCGCCTCATTCCGGCCACCAAGGCGTCCGTGCCGGCTGCGCCGCTTCGGCACGCAGCGCGTCGGCGAGTTCATGCACGGGGTCCTTGAGGCTGCTTCGCACGAGCGCGATCCATGCACGCAATGCGTCATCCTCGGGTTGATCGCCGGCGATCCGCTCCAGGTGCGACAGCACATCCAGAGCACTGTGATAGGTCGCCAAGGACTGGCCGACCGCGGGCAGTTGATTCTCCCGCGCTTCCCGGCGCTGCGCGCGCGCCTGCTCTGCGGCCACTGCGATGTTGTGAGCCTGGGCTGCTTCCCGCTCCTGCTTTCGTCGGATGGCGGCTTCTTCGGCCACCAGCTTGGACCTGAGTGCTTCGGCTTCCGGGAATGCGATCAGGGCGCGTGTGATCTCCGGAAGCTGTTGCTCCAGTTGCTCACGACTTCCTGTCCATTGGCGGGCGATGACGTGCCAGTCGCTCTCCAGCTTCAGCTTGTAGCCATCGACGGCCCTGTATTCATCTCGATGAAAGGGGAAATCCTGGCGCTTGGGTTGGGCAATCTTCTCGACCTGTTCGGAGAAGTTCAGCCTGATGGCGCCGCCCGCGCGCCGGATTTCAACCGTGTTCGATGCGTCTCCCCGGCCAGCGACGACCTGGCAGCCTCCGGCGATCAGTCCCCGGATGAGCGCTTCGTGGAAACGCAGAATCCAGTCGATGTGGGTCAGGGTCGCGGTGATGCGCAAGCAGCCGCTGCCGGAGGTGTACCGGCCCAAGGTCATTCGGTGGCTCGACATGGCGCCGAAGAAGGGCCTGCGCAGTCGCCTGGCTTCTTCAGCCTCCACCGCCAACTTCGCCTCTTCGCGCTCGATGGCCTGGAAGAAGCGAGCGGTCTTCGCCACCAGCGGGTGACAGTGATCGAGTGAGGGAGGGACATCGATGGGCTGTAGCACTACGGCGTCTTTGGCTCGGGAAAACGCTTGCTGGACCTGCTGGATCCTCGTGGCGTCGGAGGAGCGGGCCGCCGTGGTGTCTTTCTCCGGCAATTGGACTTCGTGATCGACGTCGGAAGGCGGCAGTGGGGTCTGCACGCAGATCTTGCCGACCGCGAGACGGGTCCAATAGCCGACGGGGGGAACAGGGATGTTGTATCGGCGGCAGAGCTTGGAGAGTCCGACATCGGACAGGCCGAGATTCGGCCCCAGATGGCGAAGCGGCGTCTGCCAGACCAACGCATACAGTTCGGATCGTCTCACGCACATCTCCATCGTCAGTCAAAGGGAAGACTCCGGCCAGGCCGTTTGGTTATGCCGAATCCGAGCCTCTGACCTTCTTTTTTTTCAGCGTCCTGTGCGCCTTCCTTCCTCATGAAGAGTCAACCGCGCTGCGCTTGCCAGCGCGGGTGGCTTGCGTGGTGGGGCTTGTTGGTTCCCTTCATCCTTGCACACCGTTCTCGCCGTCAAGGTCTGCGCGTGCTGCGCACGCTGGCGTCCTTCGGCCGTCTGTCGAACCCTGACGGCTGCGCTGCAGCGTGCCGGTTCCGGTCTCGGGCAATCCCGCCTGATCACTGGAGTTCGCCATGTCGCACGATCTGTTCTCTTCCCTCGATTCCTTCGTTTCGGTTTCTTCGTCTTCGCTGCTGGTTCGCGATGTCGCGGGCGCGTACCGGCCGGCCGAGGCCGATGAAGTGCTCGCTGCGGCGCAGCGGGTGCTGGTGAGCCGGGTGCGTGGCGCCAACGTGCTGACGTCGCCGACGATGGTCAAGGACTTCCTACGGACGCGGCTGGGGGCCTTGCCCCATGAGGTGTTCGCGGTGGTTCACCTGGATGCTCAGCATGCGGTCTTGGACTACGTCGAGATGTTCCGGGGCACGGTGACGCAGACCTCTGTCTATCCGCGCGAGGTGGTCAAGGATGCGCTGGCGCTGAACAGTTCCGCGCTCCTGCTGGTGCATTGCCACCCGAGCGGTTGTGCCCAGCCTTCGTTGGCCGACGAGCATCTGACGCGGACGCTCAAGCAGGCGGCCGCACTGGTGGACGTGCGGGTGCTGGATCACCTGATCGTCGCGGGCAGCACGGTCCTGTCGATGGCCGAACGAGGCCTTCTGTGACCCAAGGGCCCTCGGGCCCTTGCGCCGATGATCTAGGCGTGCGACGCGTCGGCTTCCGCGAGGCCCTCGGCCTTGGGCAACAGGCCCACCGACCAGTGGCCGCCTTGCTCCTGCTGAGGCGCCAGCAGGTCGTGGTCTTGACCATGTTCAACAGTCCCGAGTGGCCGTAGGTCTGAGGCGAGAAGGCGCGGAACCGTCGCGGGCCGATGAAGCGCTCACGCAGACCCTCAAGTCCGCGCTGTCGCTGGTGGACGTGCGGGGTGCTGGACCACCTGATCGCTGACGACCACGTCATCTACTCGATGGCCGAGCATGAGCTGATGTAGGCAAGAGGACTTCGGCCTTCTTTTGTTTTCCCAATCGCATGCGCGCTGCGCGTGTGCCTCTGGCTGGCGACCGACGCCAGCCGTCCCTCGGAGTCAACTCTCCGGTGGCGGTGCCCGCCACCTGCGCGCCGCTGCGTGCGGCTTGCCTGGCCTCTGCGGGCGCTCCTTCCGTCAAGGGCCGCTGCGGCGCCCGTGTCCTCGGCTTCGCCTGCGGGCCGCGCCAGCGCCTTCGCTGTTCTCCCTTGACGGCGCACCCGCGCCGGCCCCAGCTGGCCTCTATGGCCGCGAAAGGGCTTCGCGGCCCCTGCGGAGCCCAACACCCAAGGAGAGCGCCTATGCACAGACCCCCACCCTGAATCCAGTTCCGG
This window harbors:
- a CDS encoding IclR family transcriptional regulator, which translates into the protein MTDNKDRGDAERGAASASQTLDRAIHLVRLISAARGTGLALSDLVRLAGLTKPTTRRLLVSLIDNGMVEQDLESRRYHLGPETYAFGVIAAERFGIHRLAADSLIRLAALSGDAALLSVQHGTEWVCLSREEGSFPLRSHVLQPGDRHPVGAGAAGLALIAGLSDEDIAGMLAVNADRLVADYPGHPLDALRRQIAETQANGYALNSGYVIKGSWGIAVAFRDPRSHTHAALTIAGVESRFTGGRVEELAALLINEKTLLEQRLGGAAHPS
- a CDS encoding TRAP transporter large permease subunit, with protein sequence MKAITTVPTAVVEGPLQLAERALFRLVATVSALLLTAIIALLFTGVVSRYVFHVPITWSDELCSILFLWLAMLGASLATQQASHMRMTALVSMLGERWSSFFASLSLATGLAFLLLVLGPAYHYASEEAFVTSSALEISNAWRASAIPLGVALMICFSLFRLIEIVKDKQAVAAIALVGLAVLVFWLFGSNLKGAGYINLVIFFVGVVSVAVFAGVPIAFAFALATFGYLALTTRVPMLTLVGRMDEGMSHLMLLAVPTFIFLGQLLEMTGMARAMIQCLASLLGHIRGGLSYVLVGAMYLVSGISGSKAADMAAIAPALFPEMIKRGAKPGELVALLSATGAQTETVPPSIVLITVGSVASVSIAALFTGGLVPALVLGIFLCVVVGYRYRKEDLSGVARASKKDVLKLSLVAAPAIALPFVIRAAVVEGVATATEVSTIGILYSIFVGLALYRQFDWRRLGPMLVETVILSGAILLIIGAASAMAWALTQSGFSRELAEFMKGLPGGKNTFMVVSILAFIVLGSVLEGIPAIVLFGPLLFPIARALGIHEVHYAMVVVLSMGLGLFAPPFGVGYYSACAIGNVDPDEGIRPIWGYMLALFLGLVLVAVFPWLSIGFLKD
- a CDS encoding TRAP transporter substrate-binding protein, which produces MFYQWSIYWTYKLETSMIDRRNFVKGISAACVASSGLALMRQANAAEFTYRIAHTTPATHPLHLRLTEAAERIKADTKGRFDLQVFPADQLGSQSDVLGQVRSGAVDFFMLSGVILSTFVPNSAISGLGFAFKDYDTVWKAMDGGLGAFIRGEIAKSRSIFAFEKIWDNGFRQITTATRPVNGPADLQGVKIRVPPSAMWTSLFKALGAAPTTINANELYSSLQTRIVDAQENPLAVLSTFKLYEVQKFCALTNHMWDGFWLLGNRAAFDALPKDVQAVLTKHLNAGAMAEREDLVKLNTSLREDLTKKGLQFTTPKPSEFQDKLRAAGFYKEWQGKFPAAGWAQLEAAVGAL
- a CDS encoding SDR family NAD(P)-dependent oxidoreductase: MTDRLNGKVAVVFGAGGPAGEWSNGKAAAVAYAREGATVVAIDRIPEAAEDAAQVIRSEGGKALALTADVTDTASVDLAIQTTIEAFGRIDILHNNVGVVIPGGPLETDDAMFQRSMDLNVGSLHRTVRAVLPHFLAQGSGSIVNISSLSAIRWSGYSYFGYYASKAAVNHATVAIALQYADKGIRANVIMPGVIDTPLVYKQIAGQYKTLEEMKLARSNAVPMKRCGSPWDIANAAVFLASDEARFITGVCLPVDGGHSCGLPGLI
- a CDS encoding acetyl-CoA acetyltransferase, whose amino-acid sequence is MTKRAVIVGWAHTPFGKLDDPDVESLIARVSGAALAHAQVDPEDVDAVTVGVFNNGLTPQGFEGGLVSLGVPGLRFTPSTHLENACATGSAAIYSALDFIESGRGRIALAIGAEKMTAVPSRMIPDILLSGCYRREEESPEGFAGIFGQIASAYFERYGNHSEEMAMIAAKNHANGVSNPFAHFRKDVGFDFCNNVSEKNPLVAGPLRRTDCSLVSDGAAAVVLADEDTAAAMVRAIRFRARTQVNDMMPLSRRDPIAFEGARRAWTQAREIAGVSLDDLSLVETHDCFTIAEMLEYEAMGLAAPGEGWKVVREGITRKDGRLPVNASGGLKAKGHPLGATGVSMHVMAAMQLMGEAGDMQIPGAKLAGIFNMGGAAVTNYVSILERTK